A region of Synechococcus sp. MW101C3 DNA encodes the following proteins:
- a CDS encoding ATP-binding protein, whose translation MPLSWQQRLGLWWAEFSLQTKLLAVATLVVSLMMTSITFIALNGIQRDARMSDTRFARDLGLLLAANVTPLVAEANDRELAAVAERFWRSSRSLRYIFFADPDGVIYLGIPIGGSNGSSELLLSRRLELPADLQRRSQNPLIRQHLSPDGQVTDVFVPMVSEGRYLGVLALGINPNEAVLASAALTREVTVAVFISIWVLVILGAVFNALTITRPVKELLRGERAIAGGDFQARIALPVGGELGELLNGFNDMASQLEVYDAANIEELTAAQVKQQTLIASMADGAALLDGDGQIVLVNPTARRLFRWEGRNLEGSDLCSELPDLLAMELQAPLDGLLAGERDSCDVRCTFGEPPRTLRIVLQSVRDASGESLKGIAMTIQDLTREVELNAAQSRFISNVSHELRTPLFNIKSYVETLHDMRDQLSEEETQEFLGIANAETDRLTRLVNDVLDLSRLESDRTWVLEPIELRPAIEQTLRNYRLNADEKGVTLAMDVDAQLPRVRGNWDLLLQVFDNLVGNGLKFTQPGGCLRLRAYPWPDSCHIDLSIPVHDKDSLSCGLSSPLPRLRVEIADTGAGISREDQARIFDRFYRVENAVHTEVGTGLGLSIVRGIIEKHGSRIHMVSELGVGTTFWFDLPLEQADSDELAIAGERSNAAAATSTFSAAFSQPSPPAASAV comes from the coding sequence ATCCCGCTCAGCTGGCAGCAGCGGCTCGGCCTGTGGTGGGCCGAATTCAGCCTGCAGACCAAGCTGCTGGCGGTGGCCACCCTGGTGGTGAGCCTGATGATGACCAGCATCACCTTCATCGCGCTCAACGGCATCCAACGCGATGCGCGTATGAGCGACACCCGCTTCGCCCGCGACCTGGGTCTGCTGCTGGCCGCGAACGTCACCCCGCTGGTGGCCGAAGCCAACGACCGCGAACTGGCGGCGGTGGCGGAGCGCTTCTGGCGCTCGAGCCGAAGCCTGCGTTACATCTTCTTCGCCGATCCCGATGGAGTGATCTACCTCGGCATCCCGATCGGCGGCAGCAACGGCAGCAGTGAACTGCTGCTCAGCCGCCGGCTTGAACTGCCCGCCGATCTGCAACGCCGTTCCCAGAATCCGCTGATCCGTCAGCACCTCAGCCCAGACGGCCAGGTGACCGATGTGTTCGTGCCGATGGTGAGCGAAGGGCGCTACCTCGGCGTGCTCGCGCTTGGTATCAATCCCAATGAAGCGGTGCTGGCCAGTGCGGCATTGACGAGGGAAGTCACCGTGGCGGTGTTCATCTCGATCTGGGTGCTGGTGATCCTCGGGGCAGTGTTCAACGCGCTCACGATCACCCGCCCGGTGAAGGAATTGCTGCGCGGTGAGCGGGCGATCGCCGGCGGTGATTTCCAGGCCCGCATCGCCCTGCCTGTGGGCGGCGAGCTGGGGGAACTGCTGAATGGTTTCAACGACATGGCCTCCCAGCTGGAGGTGTACGACGCCGCCAACATCGAGGAACTCACCGCCGCCCAGGTGAAACAGCAGACCCTGATCGCCAGCATGGCCGACGGCGCTGCCCTGCTCGATGGCGATGGTCAGATCGTGCTGGTGAATCCCACGGCCCGCCGCCTGTTCCGCTGGGAAGGCCGCAACCTGGAAGGCAGTGATCTCTGCAGCGAACTGCCCGATCTGCTGGCGATGGAACTGCAAGCCCCGCTTGATGGCTTGCTGGCCGGTGAGCGGGACAGCTGCGATGTGCGCTGCACGTTCGGCGAGCCGCCCCGCACCCTGCGCATCGTGCTGCAGAGCGTGCGTGATGCCAGCGGCGAAAGCCTGAAGGGGATTGCCATGACGATCCAGGACCTCACCCGGGAAGTGGAACTGAACGCCGCCCAGAGCCGCTTCATCAGCAATGTGTCGCATGAATTGCGCACGCCGCTGTTCAACATCAAGAGCTATGTGGAAACCCTCCACGACATGCGTGACCAGCTGAGTGAGGAGGAAACCCAGGAGTTCCTCGGCATCGCCAACGCTGAAACCGATCGTCTCACACGCCTCGTGAACGATGTTCTCGATCTGTCGAGGCTGGAATCCGACCGTACTTGGGTGCTGGAGCCGATTGAACTGCGCCCGGCGATCGAGCAGACCCTTCGCAATTACCGCCTCAATGCCGATGAGAAAGGGGTGACGCTGGCGATGGATGTGGACGCCCAGTTGCCCCGCGTACGTGGCAACTGGGACCTCCTGCTTCAGGTCTTCGACAACCTGGTGGGCAATGGGCTCAAGTTCACCCAGCCGGGTGGCTGCCTGAGGCTGCGCGCCTATCCGTGGCCTGATTCCTGCCACATCGACCTCTCCATCCCCGTCCATGACAAAGACAGCCTCAGCTGCGGTCTGTCCTCACCCCTGCCGCGGCTGCGGGTGGAGATCGCCGACACGGGAGCCGGCATCTCCCGCGAAGACCAGGCCCGGATCTTCGATCGCTTCTACCGGGTCGAGAATGCCGTGCACACCGAAGTGGGAACCGGTCTGGGGCTATCGATCGTGAGAGGCATCATTGAAAAGCACGGTAGCCGCATCCACATGGTGAGCGAACTGGGCGTTGGCACCACCTTCTGGTTCGATCTACCCCTGGAGCAAGCCGACAGCGATGAACTGGCGATTGCAGGCGAGCGAAGTAACGCAGCCGCCGCCACGTCTACATTCAGTGCTGCGTTCTCACAGCCATCACCACCCGCTGCCAGCGCTGTCTGA
- the kaiC gene encoding circadian clock protein KaiC yields the protein MTDSPSHPHSQMQVQKLPTGVEGLDDICQGGLPIGRSTLISGTSGTGKTVFSLHFLYNGIHHFDEPGIFVTFEESPRDIIRNASSFGWNLQELVDQGKLFILDASPDPDGQDVAGSFDLSGLIERINYAIRKYKARRVAIDSITAVFQQYDAVSVVRREIFRLIARLKEIGVTTVMTTERIDEYGPIARYGVEEFVSDNVIILRNVLDVERRRRTVEILKLRGTTHMKGEFPFTMGPQGVAIFPLGAMRLTQRSSNVRLSSGVPRLDEMCGGGFFKDSIILATGATGTGKTLLVSKFIENAYRNKERAILFAYEESRAQLLRNATSWGIDFEQMEQDGMLKIICAYPESTGLEDHLQIIKTEIAEFKPSRMAIDSLSALSRGVSHNAFRQFVIGVTGYAKQEEIAGFFTNTSEEFMGSHSITDSHISTITDTILLLQYVEIRGEMARAINVFKMRGSWHDKGIREFVITGNGPEIRDSFSNFERIISGVPHRVTSDERVELSRIVRGVEDDAF from the coding sequence ATGACGGATTCTCCTTCCCATCCCCATTCGCAGATGCAGGTTCAGAAGCTTCCGACCGGGGTGGAAGGCCTTGATGACATCTGCCAGGGCGGCCTGCCGATTGGGCGTTCCACGCTGATCAGCGGCACATCCGGCACGGGCAAGACCGTTTTCTCGCTGCACTTTCTCTACAACGGCATTCATCATTTTGATGAGCCAGGCATCTTCGTTACCTTTGAGGAATCGCCCCGGGACATCATCCGCAATGCTTCCAGCTTTGGTTGGAATCTGCAGGAGCTGGTGGATCAAGGCAAGTTGTTCATCCTTGATGCTTCCCCAGACCCCGATGGCCAGGATGTGGCTGGAAGCTTCGATCTCTCGGGATTGATTGAGCGAATCAACTATGCGATCAGAAAATACAAGGCCCGGCGCGTGGCCATCGATTCAATCACGGCGGTTTTCCAGCAATATGATGCTGTGTCGGTGGTGCGTCGGGAGATTTTCCGCCTGATTGCCCGGCTCAAAGAAATCGGCGTCACCACGGTGATGACCACCGAACGCATCGATGAGTACGGCCCAATCGCCAGATACGGCGTCGAAGAGTTTGTCTCCGACAACGTGATCATTCTGCGCAATGTCCTGGATGTGGAGCGCCGCCGCCGCACGGTGGAGATCCTCAAGCTGAGGGGAACCACCCACATGAAAGGAGAGTTCCCCTTCACCATGGGGCCACAGGGTGTAGCGATTTTCCCGCTGGGCGCGATGCGCCTCACGCAGCGCTCTTCAAATGTGCGCCTGAGCTCGGGAGTACCGCGCCTCGATGAGATGTGTGGCGGTGGTTTCTTCAAGGATTCGATCATCCTCGCCACCGGTGCCACCGGCACTGGCAAGACACTGCTGGTGAGCAAGTTCATTGAAAACGCCTACAGAAACAAAGAACGGGCCATCCTCTTTGCCTACGAAGAGTCAAGGGCGCAATTGCTTCGCAATGCCACCAGCTGGGGCATTGACTTTGAGCAGATGGAGCAAGATGGCATGCTCAAGATCATCTGTGCTTATCCAGAATCCACCGGCCTGGAAGATCATCTCCAGATCATCAAAACCGAGATTGCCGAGTTCAAGCCCTCCAGAATGGCGATTGATTCGCTATCTGCCCTCTCCCGTGGGGTGAGCCACAACGCTTTCCGGCAGTTTGTGATCGGCGTGACGGGATACGCGAAGCAGGAAGAGATTGCTGGCTTCTTCACCAACACCTCCGAAGAATTCATGGGGAGTCACTCCATCACGGATTCCCACATCTCCACGATCACTGATACGATTCTGCTGCTGCAGTATGTGGAGATCCGCGGTGAGATGGCCCGCGCGATCAACGTGTTCAAGATGCGTGGCTCCTGGCACGACAAGGGCATCCGTGAATTCGTGATCACAGGCAACGGCCCAGAAATACGCGATTCCTTCTCCAATTTCGAGCGTATCATCAGCGGCGTGCCCCACCGTGTCACCTCCGATGAACGGGTGGAACTCTCCCGCATTGTGCGCGGTGTGGAGGATGACGCTTTCTAA
- the kaiB gene encoding circadian clock protein KaiB produces the protein MSIRKTYILKLYVAGNTPNSMRALKTLRNILEQEFKGVYALKVIDVLKNPQLAEDDKILATPTLAKILPPPVRRIIGDLSDRERVLIGLDLLYDELTENDLFNPEPQADDAGGTGQIL, from the coding sequence TTGAGCATTCGCAAGACCTACATCCTCAAGCTCTATGTGGCGGGGAACACTCCCAATTCCATGCGCGCCCTCAAGACCCTGCGCAACATTCTGGAGCAGGAGTTCAAGGGGGTGTATGCCCTGAAGGTGATTGATGTGCTCAAGAATCCCCAGCTGGCCGAAGACGACAAGATTCTGGCCACCCCCACGCTCGCCAAGATCCTCCCACCGCCGGTGCGACGCATCATCGGCGATCTCTCTGATCGGGAGCGGGTGCTGATCGGCCTTGATTTGCTTTACGACGAGCTCACCGAAAATGATCTCTTCAATCCTGAACCCCAGGCTGATGATGCCGGAGGCACGGGCCAGATTCTGTAG
- a CDS encoding circadian clock protein KaiA: protein MSQPAFTIASLIRDPGLDAACGQWLQEGRYDVVALGLAPDPCALLAESWENFDAVLLEQGALPEALDGLRHQGLLLPAVVVGPVSGQLDYHDAEVHLPADQLEQLSYSLDAAISRFLRRGNVEGGLPSEPGGDGSWRLSSRLQERLGYLGVFYKRDPSRFLRNLPPLEQKELFLSLERTYRDLLVSYFKDEAAANQALESFVNTAFFSDLSITKTVAIHANLIDEFWKLLKLKGQKDDFLRDYRLALLDVMAHLCEMYRRSLPVTEPAPGPRAIAAATLQDLRSNQPSEVHP, encoded by the coding sequence ATGTCCCAGCCGGCCTTCACGATCGCCTCGCTGATTCGCGATCCCGGCCTTGATGCTGCCTGCGGGCAGTGGCTGCAGGAGGGGCGCTACGACGTGGTGGCGCTCGGCCTGGCCCCTGACCCCTGCGCGTTGCTGGCCGAGAGCTGGGAGAACTTTGACGCGGTGCTGCTGGAACAGGGTGCCCTGCCTGAGGCACTCGATGGGTTACGCCATCAGGGTTTGCTGCTTCCCGCCGTGGTGGTGGGCCCGGTGAGTGGGCAGCTGGATTACCACGATGCCGAGGTGCATCTGCCCGCCGACCAACTGGAACAGCTCAGCTACAGCCTGGATGCGGCGATCTCCCGCTTCCTGCGACGTGGCAACGTGGAGGGGGGTCTACCGAGCGAGCCCGGCGGCGATGGCTCCTGGAGGCTGTCAAGCCGCCTGCAGGAGCGGCTTGGCTATCTGGGGGTTTTCTATAAGAGGGACCCTTCGCGGTTTCTCCGCAATCTGCCTCCCCTGGAGCAGAAGGAGTTGTTTCTCTCCCTGGAGCGCACGTACAGAGATCTGCTGGTGAGCTACTTCAAGGACGAGGCCGCAGCGAATCAGGCATTGGAAAGCTTCGTGAACACCGCATTTTTCAGTGATCTCTCCATCACCAAGACCGTGGCCATCCATGCAAATCTGATCGACGAATTCTGGAAATTGCTCAAGCTCAAAGGACAGAAAGACGATTTTCTTCGTGATTACCGCCTGGCCCTCCTTGACGTGATGGCCCATCTCTGCGAGATGTACCGTCGATCCCTGCCCGTCACCGAGCCGGCCCCGGGGCCGCGCGCCATCGCTGCTGCCACGCTTCAGGACCTTCGATCCAACCAACCTTCTGAGGTGCACCCTTGA
- the rplU gene encoding 50S ribosomal protein L21 — protein MSTTPATGASAPSTDSPAPGAGTYVIAEASGQQFWLQPNRYYDLDRIAAEVDESVTLENVLLVRDASGATTLGHPYVSGVTVQLKVLEHRRGPKIIVYKMRPKKKTRRKNGHRQELTRVRVESITVAGKALA, from the coding sequence ATGAGCACCACCCCCGCCACCGGCGCCTCAGCGCCGAGCACAGACTCTCCAGCGCCGGGCGCCGGCACCTATGTTATCGCCGAGGCCTCAGGCCAGCAGTTCTGGCTCCAGCCGAACCGCTACTACGACCTTGACCGCATCGCGGCAGAGGTCGACGAGAGCGTCACCCTGGAGAACGTGCTGCTCGTGCGTGACGCCAGCGGCGCCACCACACTGGGCCACCCTTATGTGAGCGGTGTCACCGTTCAGCTCAAGGTGCTTGAGCATCGCCGCGGCCCCAAGATCATCGTCTACAAAATGCGGCCCAAGAAGAAAACCCGCCGCAAAAACGGCCACCGCCAGGAGCTCACCCGTGTGCGGGTCGAGTCGATCACCGTGGCGGGCAAGGCGCTCGCCTAA
- the rpmA gene encoding 50S ribosomal protein L27 — protein sequence MAHKKGTGSTRNGRDSNSKRLGVKRYGGETVSAGSILIRQRGTSVLPGNNVGRGSDDTLFALIDGVVNFETIKRGLRNRKRIHVALG from the coding sequence ATGGCCCACAAGAAAGGCACAGGCTCCACCCGCAACGGCCGCGATTCCAATTCCAAACGGCTGGGTGTCAAGCGCTATGGCGGTGAAACCGTGAGCGCCGGTTCGATCCTGATTCGTCAGCGCGGCACCTCCGTGCTGCCTGGCAACAACGTCGGCCGCGGCTCCGACGACACCCTCTTTGCCCTCATCGATGGCGTCGTGAACTTCGAGACCATCAAGCGCGGCCTCCGCAACCGCAAGCGCATCCACGTGGCCCTGGGCTGA
- a CDS encoding bifunctional 2-polyprenyl-6-hydroxyphenol methylase/3-demethylubiquinol 3-O-methyltransferase UbiG: MTAPSVLPSLDVERFLRDGFGLFDQLAAYVQLSPGELEQRLAHSRSDLAALHPGANGFDPERVEAFYEETVGHGHLLELSAWHLGSGDYIADTLRLQQHLARGQVLDFGGGIGTHALAAAALPQVERVWFVDLNPDNRAFVRQRAEALGLAHRLGFCRDLSDPSLPAAFDTIVCLDVLEHLSHPADQLEVFASRMSKEAVALLNWYFFKGFAGEYPFHFDDPQLVECFFRKLQSRFLEVFHPFLITTRAYRLAD; encoded by the coding sequence ATGACGGCCCCATCGGTGCTGCCCAGCCTCGATGTGGAGCGGTTCCTGCGGGACGGCTTCGGCCTGTTCGACCAGCTGGCGGCCTACGTGCAGCTGAGCCCCGGTGAACTGGAGCAGCGCCTGGCCCACAGCCGCAGCGACCTGGCGGCCCTGCACCCCGGCGCCAACGGTTTCGACCCGGAACGGGTGGAGGCCTTCTACGAGGAAACGGTGGGCCACGGCCACTTGCTCGAGCTTTCGGCCTGGCACCTGGGCAGCGGCGATTACATCGCCGACACTCTGCGCCTGCAGCAGCATCTGGCCCGGGGCCAGGTGCTCGACTTCGGCGGCGGCATCGGCACCCATGCCCTGGCGGCGGCGGCGCTGCCCCAGGTGGAGCGGGTGTGGTTCGTGGACCTCAACCCCGACAACCGGGCGTTCGTGCGCCAGCGGGCGGAAGCCCTGGGCCTCGCCCATCGCCTCGGCTTCTGCCGCGATCTGAGCGATCCGTCCCTGCCGGCCGCGTTCGACACCATCGTCTGCCTGGATGTGCTGGAGCACCTGAGCCATCCGGCCGATCAGCTGGAGGTGTTCGCCTCACGCATGTCGAAGGAGGCGGTGGCCCTGCTCAACTGGTATTTCTTCAAGGGCTTCGCTGGCGAGTATCCGTTCCACTTCGATGACCCGCAACTGGTGGAGTGTTTCTTCCGCAAACTCCAGAGCCGCTTCCTTGAGGTGTTCCACCCCTTCCTGATCACCACCAGGGCCTATCGCCTCGCCGATTGA
- a CDS encoding queuosine precursor transporter: protein MPVQHRRDLAFLVLAGLFLGTMGMLNILGLTRFLSLGSIGGWPIVVAVGALPYPVTFLCTDLISEIWGEQKAGQVVWVGLLLNGWIVLILWLGGVLPGLAGTDSSTFFEMRRLAFGAVGASMVAYLAAQFTDVRLFHFWKRFSGGKALWLRNNGSTLVSQLVDTTAVVLISHYAAHVLPIRSGEPVLPQLWAFILSGYLFKFLAALLDTLPFYLLVGWLRRWLEVPGDGVELGHEDPRPLPLPRPGR, encoded by the coding sequence GTGCCTGTGCAACACCGCCGTGATCTGGCCTTCCTGGTGCTGGCCGGCCTCTTCCTCGGCACCATGGGCATGCTCAACATCCTCGGCCTCACCCGCTTCCTGAGCCTGGGCTCGATCGGCGGCTGGCCGATCGTGGTGGCGGTGGGTGCCCTGCCCTATCCGGTCACCTTCCTCTGCACCGATCTGATCAGCGAGATCTGGGGCGAGCAGAAGGCGGGACAGGTGGTGTGGGTGGGGCTGCTGCTCAACGGATGGATCGTGCTCATCCTCTGGCTTGGAGGGGTGCTCCCTGGCCTGGCCGGCACCGACTCCAGCACCTTCTTCGAGATGCGGCGCCTGGCCTTCGGCGCCGTGGGGGCCTCCATGGTGGCGTACCTGGCGGCCCAGTTCACCGACGTGCGCCTTTTCCATTTCTGGAAGCGCTTCAGCGGCGGCAAGGCCCTCTGGCTGCGCAACAACGGCTCCACCCTGGTCAGCCAGCTGGTGGACACCACAGCGGTGGTGTTGATCAGCCACTACGCCGCCCATGTGCTGCCGATCCGCTCTGGTGAGCCGGTGCTGCCCCAGCTATGGGCGTTCATCCTCAGCGGCTACCTGTTCAAGTTTCTGGCCGCCCTGCTCGACACCCTGCCCTTCTACCTCCTGGTGGGCTGGCTGCGGCGCTGGCTTGAGGTGCCCGGCGACGGGGTGGAACTGGGCCATGAAGACCCCCGCCCACTCCCGCTCCCCCGGCCGGGGCGCTGA
- the truB gene encoding tRNA pseudouridine(55) synthase TruB yields MTASPSPCGFLVLDKPAGLTSHACVARVRRCYGLKRVGHGGTLDPAVTGVLPLALGAATRLLPYLPSGKAYRGVIQLGWRTSSDDLSGELLERRPVPALSHDDLDACLERFRGSILQQPPQVSAVHVDGERAYVRARRGETMELAARPVQIDALELLSWEPASQQLELAVRCSAGTYIRSLARDLGNALGCGGTLASLRRTEALGFSLSGSVSLEALESGAPLPALDNPLQPLRHLPSRQLDAADLAGWRCGRSLCASAVSSPDRPGFDPSVLDQPVVILDPQGHLAGMARTAPGGRLQPRLVFDAAG; encoded by the coding sequence GTGACCGCCTCCCCTTCGCCCTGCGGCTTCCTGGTGCTCGACAAGCCGGCAGGTCTCACCTCCCACGCCTGCGTGGCCAGGGTGCGCCGCTGCTACGGGCTCAAGCGGGTCGGCCACGGCGGCACCCTCGATCCTGCCGTCACCGGCGTGTTGCCTCTGGCACTGGGCGCCGCCACGCGCCTGCTGCCCTACCTGCCGAGTGGCAAGGCCTACCGCGGCGTGATCCAGCTCGGCTGGCGCACCAGCAGCGACGACCTCAGCGGTGAGTTGCTGGAGCGCCGTCCGGTGCCCGCCCTCAGCCACGACGACCTGGACGCCTGCCTGGAGCGCTTCCGCGGTTCGATCCTGCAGCAACCGCCCCAGGTGTCGGCGGTGCACGTGGATGGGGAGCGGGCGTATGTGCGGGCGCGGCGGGGCGAAACGATGGAGCTGGCGGCGCGGCCGGTGCAGATCGATGCGCTTGAGCTGCTGAGCTGGGAGCCCGCCAGCCAGCAGCTGGAGCTGGCGGTGCGCTGTTCCGCTGGCACCTACATCCGCTCCCTGGCGAGGGACCTGGGCAACGCCCTGGGTTGCGGTGGCACCCTGGCCAGCCTGCGTCGCACCGAAGCGCTCGGCTTTTCTCTGAGTGGCAGCGTCAGCCTGGAGGCGCTCGAGAGCGGGGCGCCCCTGCCGGCTCTCGACAATCCACTCCAGCCGCTCAGGCACCTGCCCTCGCGACAGCTGGATGCGGCGGATCTGGCAGGCTGGCGCTGCGGCCGCAGCCTCTGCGCCAGCGCCGTCTCCAGCCCCGATCGGCCCGGTTTCGATCCCAGCGTGCTCGACCAGCCCGTGGTGATCCTCGATCCGCAGGGCCACCTGGCCGGCATGGCCCGCACCGCCCCGGGCGGTCGCCTGCAACCGCGGCTGGTGTTCGACGCGGCCGGCTAA
- a CDS encoding YebC/PmpR family DNA-binding transcriptional regulator: protein MAGHSKWSQIKRQKAVVDAKRGVVFTRLAREISVAARAGADPAGNFQLRTALEKARAAGLPNTNIERAIAKGAGQGSGDGDQFQEVRYEGYGPGGVAVLVEALTDNRNRTAADLRLAFSKHGGNLGEVGCVGYLFEHRGVVRIAQPHLEENALLESLLALEMAGGPAALTYTFESAAGGTAAGKGEPAGGGGRGGAGAGDASAEVVCSYADLEGLQDALRHQGWSVQGWEHRWIPSTTCRLEESEALRHCLRMLDALDDLDDVRSVTANLEADEALIEAFLA, encoded by the coding sequence ATGGCCGGCCACAGCAAATGGAGCCAGATCAAACGCCAGAAGGCGGTGGTCGATGCCAAACGCGGCGTGGTGTTCACCCGCCTGGCTCGGGAAATCAGCGTGGCCGCCCGCGCCGGGGCCGATCCGGCCGGCAACTTCCAGCTGCGGACGGCCCTGGAGAAGGCCAGAGCCGCCGGGCTGCCCAACACCAACATCGAGCGGGCAATCGCCAAGGGAGCTGGCCAGGGCAGCGGTGACGGCGATCAGTTTCAGGAGGTCCGCTACGAGGGCTATGGCCCCGGCGGGGTGGCCGTGCTGGTGGAGGCGCTCACCGACAACCGCAACCGCACGGCGGCGGACCTGCGCCTGGCCTTCAGCAAGCACGGGGGCAACCTGGGCGAGGTGGGCTGTGTGGGGTACCTGTTCGAGCACCGCGGCGTGGTGCGGATCGCGCAGCCCCACCTCGAGGAGAACGCCCTGCTGGAGAGCCTGCTGGCCTTGGAGATGGCAGGCGGTCCCGCCGCGCTCACCTACACGTTCGAGTCAGCGGCAGGGGGGACGGCAGCCGGCAAGGGCGAACCTGCTGGGGGGGGAGGTCGTGGTGGAGCTGGAGCTGGCGACGCCTCCGCGGAAGTGGTGTGCAGTTATGCCGACCTGGAGGGCCTGCAGGATGCCCTGCGGCACCAGGGCTGGAGCGTGCAGGGCTGGGAGCACCGCTGGATCCCATCCACCACCTGCCGCCTGGAGGAGTCCGAGGCGCTGCGCCACTGCCTGCGCATGCTCGATGCCCTCGACGACCTCGATGACGTCCGCAGCGTGACCGCCAACCTGGAGGCCGACGAGGCCCTGATCGAAGCGTTCCTGGCGTGA
- a CDS encoding glucosamine-6-phosphate deaminase — protein sequence MESPPRGPAFRSPLSAPALPSLCPESIAPIPGWHHRLEVFPDGEQLSEAVAEALFDQLLRPQALPLGLATGRTMVAVYGALRQRIAALPPAERARLLAGWRSFNLDAYVGLPRHDPRSFAAEMEARLIAPLGLAPEQVALPDGLAADAQAEAVRYSTALEEAGGIGLQLLGLGNNGHVGFNEPPCEASQRCHVVELDAATRAQNAPAFGGDPEAVPRWAITLGLAEILAAQRILLVVSGSSKGPILRRLLQEPPNAQLPASWLQQHPRLRLMVDRAALTG from the coding sequence ATGGAGTCCCCGCCACGCGGCCCTGCGTTCCGCTCGCCTCTGAGCGCGCCGGCCCTACCCTCTCTTTGCCCTGAATCCATCGCTCCGATCCCCGGTTGGCACCACCGGCTGGAGGTCTTTCCGGATGGGGAGCAACTGAGCGAGGCGGTGGCAGAGGCCCTGTTCGACCAGTTGCTGCGCCCTCAGGCCCTGCCGCTGGGGCTGGCCACGGGCCGCACGATGGTGGCGGTGTACGGCGCCCTGCGGCAGCGCATCGCGGCGCTGCCGCCTGCGGAGCGGGCCCGCCTGCTGGCCGGATGGCGCAGCTTCAACCTCGATGCCTACGTGGGCCTGCCCCGGCACGATCCCCGCAGCTTCGCTGCTGAGATGGAGGCCCGGCTGATCGCACCGCTTGGTCTCGCTCCGGAGCAGGTGGCCCTGCCTGATGGCCTGGCCGCCGACGCTCAGGCCGAAGCCGTCCGCTACAGCACCGCGCTGGAGGAGGCCGGCGGCATCGGCCTCCAGCTGCTGGGGCTCGGCAACAACGGCCATGTGGGCTTCAACGAACCCCCCTGTGAGGCCAGCCAGCGCTGTCATGTGGTGGAGCTCGATGCCGCCACCCGCGCCCAGAACGCCCCGGCGTTCGGCGGTGATCCAGAGGCCGTGCCGCGGTGGGCGATCACGCTCGGTCTGGCGGAGATCCTGGCGGCGCAGCGGATCCTGCTGGTGGTGAGTGGCTCTTCCAAAGGGCCGATCCTGAGACGGCTACTGCAGGAGCCCCCCAACGCCCAGCTGCCGGCCAGCTGGCTGCAGCAGCACCCGCGGCTCCGGCTGATGGTCGACCGGGCTGCGCTCACTGGCTGA